Within Candidatus Poribacteria bacterium, the genomic segment CTAGCCATGTTCGGAGGGAAGATCATCAATATCGCCCCTCAAGGGCTGGAGATGCCCCGTCATGTCATCGAGAGACTCCGCATCCTCTACGGAGCTGAGGTCGAAACCGTCCGCGATCTTAAGGGGGTGATCTCCGATCTGGATGTGCTTTATGTGAACAGGCTTCAGAAGGAGCGACTGCCAGAAGACGTGGATTATGAGGCGATCAAGGACAGCTACGTCATCACGCCCGACTCGATCCGTAGCTCGAAGCCCGACATGATCATCATGCATCCCCTTCCCCGCGTGAATGAGCTATCGTATGAGCTGGACGATGACGGCAGGGCGATGTATTTCGAGCAATCCCGAAACGGGCTTTTCGTCCGCATGGCGCTGATCTTGGCCCTGACAGGAAATACCCACTTGGAGCTCAACCCCGTCGAGAGGGAGAGGATAGAGTTGGAGGTTAAGTGCGGCAATCCCAGATGTGTGATCGATCACGAACCCTACCTCCGTCCCGTCTATGAGGCCCTATCCTCGGAGGGCGAGGAGAAGTTCTGCGTATACTGCGGATATAGGCTTTAACCCCGTTCCTTCCGATCCCTTTTCGTCCGCCTTTGCCTCCTCGACCCAATCGGGTGTGAAGTTCGGATCCTCAACCAATCTCAGGAGCATCGGATCTTTGACAAAGGGAACCCTTCCGTCCCATCCCTCATGCCGCGTTACCTTCCAAACCTCAGGGCAGGCTGGTTGCTCTGAAACATCTGAAAAGGCCATGAAGGCGAAGATCATCAACTCGATCATCTCGAGCCCCTCAAAGGCCATATCTCCCCTTGAGCTCCTTTATCTGATCTCTGATAACAGCGGCCTTTTCGAACTCCAACCTCTCCGCTGCCTCTCTCATCTCCCTTTCCAACTCCTCTATCGTCCGCTTCACCTCTTCAGGATCCATCTCCTCCAGGGGAGCATATAGCTCCTCGTCGGGTTTCTCCCTGAGCACCTCCGAGATAACCTTTGGCTCGGCCCTGCTTACCTCCTTCTCCCTCTCGATATCTATCAGATCCCTTATCGCCTTTTCGATCGTGGCAGGAGTTATACCGTGTTTTTCGTTATACTCGAGCTGGATCCTGCGTCTCCTCTCGGTCTCATCTATGGCCTTTTTCATGGCGTCGGTGATCCGATCGGCGTAGAGGATGACCTCGCCGTCGACATTTCTGGCCGCCCGTCCAGCCGTTTGAATGAGCGACGTTTCCGATCGGAGGAAGCCCTGTTTATCGGCATCGAGGATCGCCACAAGAGAGACCTCAGGCAAATCTAGTCCTTCCCTCAGCAGGTTAACCCCGACGAGCACGTCGAACTTCCCCTCTCGCAGCTCTCTGAGTATGTCGGCCCGTTCCAGCGTGTGTATCTCGGAATGCAGATACTTGGCCCTTATTCCCATCTCGGCCAGATATTCCGTCAGATCCTCGGCCATCCGTTTGGTGAGGGTGGTCACGAGCACCCGCTGTCCCTTGGTTACCCGCTCGCTGATCTTGCCTATCAGGTGATCGATCTGGCCCTCCACGGGATGGACGGAGATCTTCGGGTCGACCAGACCTGTGGGTCTGATGATCTGCTCGACCACCTGCTCGCTGCGTTCGAGTTCGAACCTGCCAGGGGTCGCTGAGACGAAGATCGCCTGGTTGATCAGCTCCTCGAACTCCTCGAACTTCAGAGGGCGGTTGTCCAACGCTGAAGGCAACCTGAAGCCATATTCGATCAGGGTCTCCTTACGGGTTCTATCTCCGTAATACATCCCACGAAGCTGAGGTATGGTCACGTGTGATTCATCTATGAAGACCAGAAAATCGTCGGGGAAATAGTTTATGAGGCAGTAGGGAGGTTCGTCCGGCCTCCTTCCGGAGAAATGTCTGGAGTAGTTCTCTATCCCTCTGCAGTAGCCCGTATGTCTGAGCATCTCCAGATCGAACCTCGTTCGCTGTTCGATCCTCTGTGCCTCGAGCAGCTTCCCTCGTGAGAGAAAATACTCTATCCGCTCCTGAAGCTCGGCCTCGATGTCCAAAAGCGCCTGTTCGAACCGTTTGGGGCTGGTCATGAAATGCCTTGCGGGGAAGATATCCACTGAGTCGAGCTCCTCCAGAACCTCCCCCGTCAGCGGATCTATCATGGTTATCCTCTCCACCTCGTTGTCGAAGAGCTCCACCCTGTATGCGACATCCTCGTATGCCGGATATATATCTATCACATCGCCTCTCGCCCTGAAGGTTCCCCGTTGAAGGACCATATCGTTTCGCTCGTATCTTATGTTGACCAATCCTCGCATTATCTCCCTGCGCGAGACCAGATCGCCTTTCCTGATGGATACCCGCTGTTGGAAATACTCATCGGGCGATCCGATTCCGTAGATGCACGAGACGCTGGCGACGACGATCACGTCCTTTCTGGAAAGCACGGCGGAGGTGGCGGCCAGGCGGAGCTTATCTATCTCCTCGTTTATCCTAGCGTCCTTCTCTATGTAGGTGTCCGTCTGAGGGATATAAGCCTCGGGCTGGTAGTAATCATAATAGCTGACAAAATACCGGACGGCGTTTTTCGGGAAGAAGGTCCTGAACTCGCTGTAAAGCTGAGCGGCAAGGGTCTTGTTGTGTGAGATGACGAGCGTCGGACGTTGGACGTTCTGAATGATATGGGCCATCGTGAAGGTCTTGCCTGACCCCGTCACGCCCAGCAGAGTCTGATATCTATATCCCTTAAGCAGGCCCTCGGTCAGCCTTTCTATCGCCTGAGGTTGATCCCCCTTAGGTTCGAAATCGGACACGAGTTCGAATTTCGGCATTCGGATCTCACCTCCTGCACGAATCTATCCAGGCTTTCAGGGCCTCCTCCCAGAAGGAGATCACACCGTCACGCATAAGGGCGACCTTCTCCAAACGCGCTGCCTCTTCCGCTCCCAAAGTTGTTTTTTCTCCCGCGGCCACAGGTATTGCCTGATATCCCGCCTTTCTCAACAGCCTCGCTCTCCTTGCAGCTCTCTCCACATCCGTGCGATCCACCGTTGCTGAGATCTCCACCGCCAGCCATACCTCCCTATCTTCGGCGTGACGTAACCTGCCCTTTACCAGGAGGTCAAGGAGCAGCAGGTCGTTAAACTCCCCCGGGCTGAGTTCGGATTCCAATCTGTCCTCGAGGGAATGGGTTTCCACCACCTGAACACGCCTTAAGAACCTTCCGAAGTAGGCTCCCGCTCGTTTCGCATAAAGCAGCTCCAGCATTTGCCCTATCATCTTTCCAACCCTATCCTCAAGTCTCCCATGTGCCGTGGCAAGGGTATCCATATGCGTCGTAAGCGTCTCAATCTTCTCTGCGAGCGATTCAAGCCTTTCCTCAGTTCTTCTTTGAGCCTCGGCTAGTTCCTCAACCCTCCTTTCAAGCGTTTCGAGTCTCTCTGTGAGCGCCCCGATCCTCTCCTCAGTTTTTCTTTGAGCCTCAGCTAGTTCCTCAACCCTCCTTTCGAGGGTTTCAAGTCTCTCTGTGAGCGTCTCGATCCTCTCCTCGGTTCTCCTCTGCACTTCGACGAGCTCCCTGAAGGCTTCGGGAAGTTTCAAGAGCTCATCTGTAAGAACGAGCCTTCTGAGCTCCTCCCTCCACTCCGGTTTCTCCTCAAGGAGCTTGATGAGGTCATGAAACTCCTCCACCGTAAATCTCATCTTTATCCCCTTCCTTGTCTCGCAAGCGTTATTGCTTTTTAATGGTTATAGGGTTCGTTGGGTTTACCGGATGAGCCTTCAACGGAACCCAACGAACTCAATGAACCTTGTCCCTCCGGAACGGGAGAAACCTGAATTCAGCGCAACATGGCGGTGAAGCGATAGCTGCCCGACTCGACCTCATAGACCGCCAGGTTCTCCTCTGACCGCAGGAGTTTCACCCCATCCGCCTGATCGACCGGCTTGCCGCTTTCCGTTACCGTCGCCGGATCTTCTGTGGGCACATATACCTCGGCGGTAATGTTGGCCGGGATCACAACCGACAGGTGCAGTTTGTCCCCCTCAACGTTCCATTCCACGCCTATACGGCCTCGGATGGAGTTGTAGCTCGCTCGAACGAACCTCATATCCCCTTCAAGGCGAGGTCGGATGATCACCCTCCTGAAGCCGGGTTCCTGTGGCTCTATGCCGGCAACAGCCTCGAAGAGCCACTCCCCCACGCATCCGAAGGCGTAGTGGTTGAAGGAGTTCATGTCGGGCGTCTGGAAGCCTCTCTCCTCCGTGTATCCGTCCCATCTCTCCCACATCGTCGTAGCGCCCATTCGGATCATATAAAGCCAAGAAGGAAAACTCTCCTGAAACAGCAGCCGATAGGCGACGTCCGCTCGGCCGAACTTCGTCAGGGCGAGCATCAGATGCCGCGTGCCGACGAATCCGGTCGACAGATGCCACCCTCGCCTCTCGATATCGGCGATTAAATGCTCGAGAGCGAGCGGGCGGAGATCCTCGGGCAGCAGATCCAGATCCAACGCCAGCGCGTAGACCGTCTGCGTCTCGCCCTTAATTCTACCATCGGGCTGCACGTAGGCTTGGTTGAAGGCCTCTTTGATCTTCGCCAACAGCTCGGCGTATTGCTTCGAATCATCCTCCCGACCGATCGCCCCCGCCATCTCCGACATCAGCTTGACCACATATGCGAAATACGCCGTCGCGAGCACATCTCTGGGGGTGCTGGCGCCGGCCGGAACCCAGTCGCCGTAGCCGATCTCCGGCCTCAGATATCCCTGACTGTTTTGAACGAGATAATCCACGTAACGGGCCATCTCCCCGTAATACCGCTCGATGGCCCTCATGTCGCCGTAGAACTGATAGAGCGTATGGGGTACAACCACACCTGCATCGCCCCAGGCCGGCGTTCCGAAGCCGGCTCCGGTCACAGGGGCCACATCCGGATAGGCGCCATCCTCCCTCTGTCCGTCGTTCAGATCTATCAGCCATTTCGTCATGAAGGCCCCCATGTCGGCCAGCCAGCTCGCAGTACGAACGAATATCTGAGCGTCTCCCGTCCATCCCTGTCTCTCATCCCGCTGGGGACAATCCGTCGGCACCTCCAGATGGTTGCCGCGGAGGCTCCAACGGATGTTCTCCACCAAACGATTGACCAGGGGATGCGAACACTCAAACTCCCCCGTCATCGGGAAGCCCGAATGCAGCACGATACCCGTCACGGCGTCCAGCGGAGGTGCTCCGGGATATCCCGTCACCTCCACATATCTGAACCCCCTGAAGGTGAAGCGGGGTTCCCATACCTCCTCATCATCTCCCCTGCAGATATAGGTGTCGATGTCGCGGGCTTTCCGCAGGTTGGTCGTGTAGATCGTTCCGTCGGGGTTGAGCACCTCGGCGAAACGCATGACGATCTTTCTACCCGGCTCAGCGCCCTTCACCTTCAGCCTCGCCACGCCGACCATGTTCTGCCCCATATCGAATACGAAGGTCCCCGGTCTGATCTCATTGACGGATTGGGCGGGTATCTCCATCACCTTGCGGACCGGCTCCCCGGGATGCGCCGTAAGCTTTAAGTTTATATCCTCGCTCAGGACGACCGGCTTCCAATCGGTGTCATCGAATTCGGGCGTATCCCACCCATCCATCTCCCGCCGTGCGTCGTAGCTCTCGCCCATGTAGAAATCGGCCTCCAGGATCGGCCCGTAAGCGGCTTTCCAGCTTCCATCCGTGATGATAATCTCTCTCGTCCCATCATCAAACTCGATTTGCAGTTGTGCCAGCAGGCGCGGCTCACCGCCGAAACGGTTACGCTGTCCCCACCCGCCGCAGTATCCGGCATACCACTCGTCCGCCAGGATCGCGCCGATGCAGTTTCCGCCCTTTCGTAACATATCGGTGACCTCATAGGCTCGGTAGTAGACCCGTTTTCGGAAATCGGACCAGCCGGGGATGAAGTAATCGTCGCTGACACGCTGTCCGTTGAGGCGGAGCTCGCAGCTCCCCAGGGCGCTGACGTAGAGCATCGCCCGTTTGACCGACTTGTCGAGGGTGAAGGTTTTACGCAGAAACGGCGGGGGAGGGACGTGGACGCCGATGCCGCCGGGGATGCACCACGGCGGGGAGCCGAGGCCGCCGATCTCACGCGCCTCGTCCCAGCCTTCGTCGTCGAAATCGCTCCGATACCATCCCTCTTCCATTTCGGCGGCGGTCTTCCATCCCTTGTCCGTGGCGACTATCACCGGTTCACCCGTTTCGAACTCGATCACGAGCTTCCCCAGCACGCCTGCCGGGCCGCCCTCGTTGGTGGCTTCAACGGCTAGGAGGTTTCGACCGCCCTTCAGAGAGCCTGTTATCTCAAGGATTTTCGGGCGCGTCCATGCATCGGGCTGACCATCGCTGCGAGCGATCTCCTCTCCGTTCACATAGAGCGTGAACTGGTCGTCGGCGGTCAGGATGATCCGCGCTCTCGATATTTTACGATCGGAGGGCAGTTCGAAGGTGCGACGGAAATATCGCGTCCCGACGGGTGCATCGTGGCGTGGATCGCCCTCGGGGAACCAGATCCAGCGGCATCCCTCGAAGGTTAAAAGCCTCTCCTCCCATTCGGCCGGCTCGTCATAGCCGATCCATTTAGCCTTCCAATCCTCTTCATCCAGCAGTCCCATCGTCCATCGAGCCGGCTCGCTCCATTCGGACGGGTTGCCGTTTTTATCCCAGACCCGAACCTTCCACCAGCACTCCACTTCCGATCCCAGCGGTTTGCCGGCGTAGACGATATGTGTTGTCTCATCCGATTCGACCTTCCCCGTGTCCCACAGATCCCCTTTATCCCCGTCCAGCTTTTCCCGGTTGGTGGCGACGAGGATCCTGTAGGCGGTTTGACGTTCTCCCCTGTTGGCCGGGTCGACCGTCTCCAGCGTCCAGCTGAGTCGGGGAGTGAGAACATCTATGCCTAGCGGATCTATTCGATACTCACATCGCAGTCCCTTCGGCTTCAATCCTCCCATCACAGACCTCCTCAATATATGGTCATTTGTAGTCAATTAGGTCGTTTGGCTTCGCCGTCATCCGGATTTCCGGGTTCATCGTGTGGCGAACCCTATAACTCCCCTCCAAGCTGCCTTTGATAGCCGATTGTTGATCGTTTTATCTGCGCTTTTTATAATACCAGCGACACGATCCGTAGTCAACAGCGGAGAATCACGGGAATTCGGTTTGCCGAAACCCTGACTTCGATAGGAAGATCAATGGCGTCCTCACAGGGGATTGCCCATATGCCGGCAGTAAATCATACTGCTATCAGTTGTAAAACCACCTCCGCTCTTGAAAAAAGGATATCGTTATGATAAAGTAAATTAAGATGAGGACTGGGAAGGAGGGGGGTTATGCCCTTTGTGATGATCGAAGGTCCTAAAATATCCATCGATAAGAAGAGGGAGCTTGTGGCGAAGATCGCCGAGGTTGCCAGTTCCGTCTACGGGCTGCCGAAACAGGTTATAACTGTAGTCATACACGAAAACCCGCCCGAAAACGTCGGCCCCGGCGGCGAACTGCTTATAGATAGAAAAAGGGGATGATGGAACCCCATGACGGAGATCTGGAGATTAGCTTACAACCTGCTCGCCGTTCCGATGCTTCTTCTCTATTTCCGTCTCCGTTCTCTCCGAGATGAAAAGGTGCGGGAGGGAATTGAGGGAAGACGTGATCTATTCGACCGGCTGAGACGACAGCTTGAAGTGGGACGGCGGATGGATAGGACGATCTGGTTCCACTTCACATCGGTCGGCGAGTTCGAACAGGCCAAGCCGGTGATAGAGGATATTAAGGACGAGGCTCGCATCGTGCTGACGTACTTCTCCCCCTCCGTTCAGGGGAACGTCGAGAGATATCCCCATAAGGACGCGGCCTCATACCTGCCGATCGACACCAAATGGAACGCCCAAAGGATGTTCGATCTGATAGAACCGGATCTTCTTATCTTCTCCAAGTTCGATATATGGCCGAATCTGGTCTGGGAGGCAGCGAGAAGAAAGGTTCCGATACTCCTCATAGCCGGCACGCTTCATGCCGAATCGAAGAGGATATCCCCGATCGCAAAGCCGTTTTTCAGCGCCGTACACAGATATATCGACATGCACTGTGCCATATCGGAGGCCGATGCCAGGAGGTTTGAGAGCCTCTGTGGAGATCCATCCCGTGTTCTCGTCACGGGCGATACCAGGTTCGATCAGGTATATCGCAGGGCGATGAGGGTTGATGAGAGAGGGCTGATACCGAACCAAGATAGGATCAAGAGACCTGTGGTGGTGGCCGGAAGCACCTATACCCAGAGTGAGAGGGTGCTTCTGGAGGCCTACAGGAAGATCCGAGCTGAAAAAAGTGAGGAACATCCCTTCACCTTGATCCTGGTGCCACACGAGCCGACGGAGGAGAGGATGAGAGAGATAGAGGAGCTTCTGGATGAGGGCGGTTTAAGCTATGTGAGATTCAGCCAGATCACCGAAGAAACAGATCTCTCGAGCTTCAACGTGCTGGTTATAGATACGGTCGGCCTGTTGGCGGGGCTTTACAAGCTGGGCGATGTGGCGTTTGTGGGCGGAAGCTTTCGGGGCAACGTGCATAACGTGATGGAGCCCGCTGTGATGGGCAAACCCGTTATCTTCGGCCCCTATATAGCCAATTCGTTCGAGGCGAAGGTAATGCTGAGGAGGGGCGGGGCGATAATGGTCGAGGATGCCGATGAGATGGCCTCGACCATCTCATCGTTGATAGATGAGCCTCGAAAGAGGGATAGAATCGGCAGGATCGCCAGAGAGGTGATTATCTCAAACCTCGGTGCCGCCGATAGGACGGTCAGAGAGGTCAGAAGGTTCCTGGGGGTGACGGCTAATGCCTGATTTCATGCGTCAGATCCGCGAGGAGCATAAGGCCGGGGTTGCTCACACCTTCCTGCTGCATTTCAACGTGACGGACCTCGCAAGAGATCCGATATTCGGATATCTCACCATGTTGGATTACCTGATGGAACAGTTAAACGATATCGGCTGTGATGTGGTGGTCGCATACGATAGGTCCCAGGGTGTGATATTCCCCAACGTGGGACTCCGTTCGGAGTATCAAAAGCTGCTCGGACTCGATATCAAACTGCCGGAGGGAACGGAGGTCAAGCGTCCTCCCATCAATTCAAAGCTTCACATCAAGAAGGCCGGTATACCACGTGAGCCTGAGGATGCGTTGCCTAGGCTGGAGCAGCTTCTCAGACAGAGGCTGGCGGGGTTGAGAATAGGTGTGATAATCTATTTCGTGGAGAGGATCGCTCCCAACGGCGATCCGGTCGACCTGCCCGAAGAGACGTTGGTAAACATCGAGACGATCGAGCGATGGGCGATGGACCTGGAGATGAAGTTCCTCGGTAGCATCGTGCTGCTTGTTGCCGAGAACCTTGCTGACGTTTCACCCCAGATAACGACCAACACGCACATCCGCATCGTGGAGGTGCCCCTACCGGATTATCAGGATAGGCTCGAATTCATAAAGCACCTCCTGAACCTCCCTGAGCCCGAAAAGAAGGATTCGAGGATGCAATTGGTCAATAAGCTCCGGCTTGAACGGAACATGTCGCCGGAGAAATTCGCCGCTATGACAGCTGGACTAAGGCTTATAGATATCCACGATCTCGCCTTGAAAGCCGAAGAGGTGAATAAGCCCATAACGGAGGAGATAGTCATTCAGCGCAAATACGAGTCCGTCCTCTACAGGAGCAGAGGGTTATTGGAGCTGATAAGGCCCTCTAACGTCCTTCAGTTCGTGGGCGGATTAGATCACGCATCGAGATATTTCAGGCCCGTCATAGAGATGCTTATGAGGGGAGATCCCGAGACACCGATGGGAGTTCTGCTGGTAGGTCCTCCCGGAACGGGAAAAACGCTGACCGTCGAGGCGATGGCGGGGATAAACGGGTTGACCTGCGTCAGGCTCAAGACGGCCAGAGAGGTATGGCTCGCCCAACAGGCAGGAACCTTTGAAACCTGGGAGAGGATGTATGAAAGGGATCTATCACTGGCTTTGACGACGATAAGAAACCTCGCCCCGGTGGTGGTTTTCATCGACGAAATGGAGAGATTCACGTTGGAGAGAGGCACGGGGTTTCAGAGAATACTCCCCATAGAGCTGCTCAACTTCATGGATAACCCGCAAAACAGGGGAAAGGTTCTGTGGGTCGGAGCGACGTCCAGGCCGGATCTGATAGATCCCAGCTTCAGAAAGGCGGGCAGGTTTGACGATAAGCTTGTATATCTGATCCCCCACAGGAAGGACAGGGCGGATATCCTCAGAAAGATGTTCGCCAAACACAGAATCCCACATGCCGATAATCTGGATCTCAATAAGCTAGCTGGCGGGGATTTCCCCGAGGAGATAACGGGCGCCGATCTGGAGCTTATCGCTCGTAGAAGCCTTACGATCGCTCAGGCAAGTGGGCACAAGCAGGTGATGCAAAACGATCTTATGGCTGCAGCGAGGGATTTCGTGCCCAGATACTCGCCCCAGGTCTATGAGTTTCTCTCCCTGCTGGCTTTGAGGGAGGCGAACTCGCGATTCATGGTGCCGGAAAGGGTCCCTGACTCGATAAGGAAGATCGCCTTCGATGGTGAAAGAATCGATAAGGCGAAGATAGAGTCCCGCCTCATAGAGCTTGAGAGGGAGCTCAGGATAAGACAGGGCAGCCGCTATAACTTTTAACGGTCATTTGTAGTCATTGAGTCATTTCGCTGCGCTGTCATTATGAGGATAACCACAAATGACGATAAATGACAGCAGGTGATATCCCAGGGCGGGTGATGAAATCATGAGACCTTTCTTGATATCGGCCATTTTCTTTCTGGCTATTCTGATAGAGCTCGGTGTTATCATCGGGTCCATTCTTCTACTACGCCGTGGTGTGAGGAGGCGCAACCGAGTTGATAAGGTAAAAGGGTATGTCCTGCTCGGTGTGGGCAGCTTCCTCAGCCTGATCATGGCCCTCCCTTCAGCCGCCTACCTCTACACGGAAAAGCTCTGGTATGAGCATCTCGGGTACTCCCAGGTCTTTTGGAAGCTTCTTATGACTAGGTGGGAGCTCTTTTTCCTGTATGGAGGTATATCGGCATGCTTTATGCTGCTCAATCTCTTCATCGCAAGGGCGATCTGTCCAGTTCCTCAGGCCTTCAGAAGATGGGCCGATCAGGGGACGAAGGCCTTCCACAGGATGATGGTGAGCGTGATACTGCTTATCTCCATCATATTCGGGATAGCTGCTGTGCCGTTCTGGCAGGATTATCTCATGAACCGAAACAGGGTCGAGGTGGGTGAAAAGGACCCGATATTCAACAAGGACATAGGGTTCTACATGTTCTCGTTGAGATTTAAGGATTTCACCACCGCCTGGATGAAGGCGCTGGTATGGCTCAGCGCGGGGTTGCTGCTTTGGATCTATAACTTCTACTCCAACAGAGATCCACAATCCCTGATACGAGCCAGATCCGGGATCCTATATCACGGCACCGCCCTTTGGATCGCCGCCCTTATCGTTTCGATTCTCCGATCGCGCATATCCATATGGAAAACGCTTTTCTCGAGCAGAGGGACGGTTTACGGTGTCGGATATGCCGAGGCACATGCCCATATTCCCGCTCTGAAGGCGCATATCGTCATCCTGATCCTGATCGGACTCGTGCTCCTGTTTAATCTCAAGTTCCGTAAGAAGATTGTCTGGGTGACGGCCTGTGCTGTTTGGTTTTTAAGCTATCTCTTAGGGGTTCAGCTTTACCCTTTCCTCGTCCAGGAGTTTAGGGTCAAGCCCACCGAGAGGGTGTTGGAGCTGGAATACCTTTCGAATAACATCAAGATGACGCGTAAGGCATACGGGCTGGATAAGATCGAGGAAGAGACGGGATTGGTCAATAAGCTCGCCACGCTTGATGTGATAAGGGGAAATCAGTGGATACTCGACAACATGCAGCTATGGGATCGGAAGGCGCTTTACAAGACATTGACCGACCTGCAGGAGTTGAGGCCGTATTATAGCTTCTACGACGTGGATGTGGACAGATACATGGTCAACGGGCAATATCGTCAGGTGATGATAGCAGCTAGGGAGATGAATCCTGAGAGAATTCCGAAGTTCGCCAGAACGTGGGTTAACATGAGGTTGAAATACACCCATGGATATGGGGTGGTGATCGTGCCGGTCAACGAATTCACACCTGAAGGCAGGCCGAACTACTGGGTTAAGGATATACCGCCTTCGAGCTCCTATCCCGAGTTCACCATAACACAGCCGGAGATCTATTTCGGTGAGATGACGAAGGAGCATATCTTCGTCAACACGGGTGAGCCGGAACTGGACTATTCGA encodes:
- the pyrB gene encoding aspartate carbamoyltransferase, translating into MSDFIFIDRFKREEIEGLFELTDDIKSRPDLFASKCRGKILATLFYEPSTRTRLSFESAMLRLGGSVLGFADAKVSSAAKGETIADTARMVSNYADLIVIRHPLAGAAQVMADYSEVPVINGGDDSNQHPTQTLLDLYTISRCKGRIEGLNVGICGDLRYGRAPHSLALGLAMFGGKIINIAPQGLEMPRHVIERLRILYGAEVETVRDLKGVISDLDVLYVNRLQKERLPEDVDYEAIKDSYVITPDSIRSSKPDMIIMHPLPRVNELSYELDDDGRAMYFEQSRNGLFVRMALILALTGNTHLELNPVERERIELEVKCGNPRCVIDHEPYLRPVYEALSSEGEEKFCVYCGYRL
- a CDS encoding ATP-binding protein, with the protein product MPDFMRQIREEHKAGVAHTFLLHFNVTDLARDPIFGYLTMLDYLMEQLNDIGCDVVVAYDRSQGVIFPNVGLRSEYQKLLGLDIKLPEGTEVKRPPINSKLHIKKAGIPREPEDALPRLEQLLRQRLAGLRIGVIIYFVERIAPNGDPVDLPEETLVNIETIERWAMDLEMKFLGSIVLLVAENLADVSPQITTNTHIRIVEVPLPDYQDRLEFIKHLLNLPEPEKKDSRMQLVNKLRLERNMSPEKFAAMTAGLRLIDIHDLALKAEEVNKPITEEIVIQRKYESVLYRSRGLLELIRPSNVLQFVGGLDHASRYFRPVIEMLMRGDPETPMGVLLVGPPGTGKTLTVEAMAGINGLTCVRLKTAREVWLAQQAGTFETWERMYERDLSLALTTIRNLAPVVVFIDEMERFTLERGTGFQRILPIELLNFMDNPQNRGKVLWVGATSRPDLIDPSFRKAGRFDDKLVYLIPHRKDRADILRKMFAKHRIPHADNLDLNKLAGGDFPEEITGADLELIARRSLTIAQASGHKQVMQNDLMAAARDFVPRYSPQVYEFLSLLALREANSRFMVPERVPDSIRKIAFDGERIDKAKIESRLIELERELRIRQGSRYNF
- a CDS encoding 4-oxalocrotonate tautomerase family protein codes for the protein MPFVMIEGPKISIDKKRELVAKIAEVASSVYGLPKQVITVVIHENPPENVGPGGELLIDRKRG
- the uvrB gene encoding excinuclease ABC subunit UvrB, which translates into the protein MPKFELVSDFEPKGDQPQAIERLTEGLLKGYRYQTLLGVTGSGKTFTMAHIIQNVQRPTLVISHNKTLAAQLYSEFRTFFPKNAVRYFVSYYDYYQPEAYIPQTDTYIEKDARINEEIDKLRLAATSAVLSRKDVIVVASVSCIYGIGSPDEYFQQRVSIRKGDLVSRREIMRGLVNIRYERNDMVLQRGTFRARGDVIDIYPAYEDVAYRVELFDNEVERITMIDPLTGEVLEELDSVDIFPARHFMTSPKRFEQALLDIEAELQERIEYFLSRGKLLEAQRIEQRTRFDLEMLRHTGYCRGIENYSRHFSGRRPDEPPYCLINYFPDDFLVFIDESHVTIPQLRGMYYGDRTRKETLIEYGFRLPSALDNRPLKFEEFEELINQAIFVSATPGRFELERSEQVVEQIIRPTGLVDPKISVHPVEGQIDHLIGKISERVTKGQRVLVTTLTKRMAEDLTEYLAEMGIRAKYLHSEIHTLERADILRELREGKFDVLVGVNLLREGLDLPEVSLVAILDADKQGFLRSETSLIQTAGRAARNVDGEVILYADRITDAMKKAIDETERRRRIQLEYNEKHGITPATIEKAIRDLIDIEREKEVSRAEPKVISEVLREKPDEELYAPLEEMDPEEVKRTIEELEREMREAAERLEFEKAAVIRDQIKELKGRYGL
- a CDS encoding family 78 glycoside hydrolase catalytic domain; translation: MGGLKPKGLRCEYRIDPLGIDVLTPRLSWTLETVDPANRGERQTAYRILVATNREKLDGDKGDLWDTGKVESDETTHIVYAGKPLGSEVECWWKVRVWDKNGNPSEWSEPARWTMGLLDEEDWKAKWIGYDEPAEWEERLLTFEGCRWIWFPEGDPRHDAPVGTRYFRRTFELPSDRKISRARIILTADDQFTLYVNGEEIARSDGQPDAWTRPKILEITGSLKGGRNLLAVEATNEGGPAGVLGKLVIEFETGEPVIVATDKGWKTAAEMEEGWYRSDFDDEGWDEAREIGGLGSPPWCIPGGIGVHVPPPPFLRKTFTLDKSVKRAMLYVSALGSCELRLNGQRVSDDYFIPGWSDFRKRVYYRAYEVTDMLRKGGNCIGAILADEWYAGYCGGWGQRNRFGGEPRLLAQLQIEFDDGTREIIITDGSWKAAYGPILEADFYMGESYDARREMDGWDTPEFDDTDWKPVVLSEDINLKLTAHPGEPVRKVMEIPAQSVNEIRPGTFVFDMGQNMVGVARLKVKGAEPGRKIVMRFAEVLNPDGTIYTTNLRKARDIDTYICRGDDEEVWEPRFTFRGFRYVEVTGYPGAPPLDAVTGIVLHSGFPMTGEFECSHPLVNRLVENIRWSLRGNHLEVPTDCPQRDERQGWTGDAQIFVRTASWLADMGAFMTKWLIDLNDGQREDGAYPDVAPVTGAGFGTPAWGDAGVVVPHTLYQFYGDMRAIERYYGEMARYVDYLVQNSQGYLRPEIGYGDWVPAGASTPRDVLATAYFAYVVKLMSEMAGAIGREDDSKQYAELLAKIKEAFNQAYVQPDGRIKGETQTVYALALDLDLLPEDLRPLALEHLIADIERRGWHLSTGFVGTRHLMLALTKFGRADVAYRLLFQESFPSWLYMIRMGATTMWERWDGYTEERGFQTPDMNSFNHYAFGCVGEWLFEAVAGIEPQEPGFRRVIIRPRLEGDMRFVRASYNSIRGRIGVEWNVEGDKLHLSVVIPANITAEVYVPTEDPATVTESGKPVDQADGVKLLRSEENLAVYEVESGSYRFTAMLR